From a region of the Deltaproteobacteria bacterium genome:
- a CDS encoding protein-disulfide reductase produces the protein MQRLTIIIATLVLVFGWALGLQAEVDLARPDEMPEVEIPVSLALEVFRMDPVPESGPPIVAVLWIDPDSGWHTYANDPGPGGFPTVVTARLEPDGLDIVPIYPSGQRKPEVYDSSILSNVFEGRTPVFLPIPVVPEDGIELRAQIRMLMCTSTTCLPVEEEVALNLGQPYFSLAVAQGQDWWPVWERSAPGVEKRPDGFSETDAPRETIDPTALNIEPRFFSPGLEVRSMGKAAVFAFLAGLILNFMPCVLPVITLKLRSFIPVVEGSQTRQMRSFREHNLFFALGMLIYFIILAVVIAMTGMAWGEIFQQPVAILVLAAVIFALGLSLFGVYNLPIIDLKAGASHHPRIESLFTGMLATILATPCSGPFLGGVLAWALIQPPTVIATVLFCIGLGMASPYMTMAVFPGMYRFLPRPGNWTVHLERILGFVLMATCVYLVGLLPSEDIVEVLILFLAIALGAWMWGNWTSLAQSAFKRWTIRGAALLMVVLTVFVLFRPEPMGQAWRPFTTQEFLDRLGRERIVLDFTADWCPNCKFLEKAVLTPGRRAEWERRYGAIFYQIDLTRENDAGSELLAMLGSRSIPVVALFSEDRPKSPLVLRDLFTTGQIEEALAAEFGPKAQSGRRE, from the coding sequence ATGCAGCGACTGACAATCATTATAGCAACCCTAGTGCTCGTTTTCGGCTGGGCTTTGGGTTTGCAGGCCGAGGTCGATCTGGCCCGGCCCGACGAGATGCCCGAGGTGGAAATCCCGGTCTCCTTGGCTCTGGAAGTGTTTCGGATGGACCCTGTTCCAGAGTCTGGGCCGCCCATCGTGGCTGTGTTGTGGATCGATCCGGATTCTGGGTGGCACACCTACGCCAACGATCCCGGACCCGGAGGGTTTCCCACTGTGGTCACGGCCAGGCTGGAGCCCGACGGCCTGGATATCGTTCCGATCTATCCATCTGGACAGAGAAAGCCGGAAGTCTACGATTCTTCCATCCTGTCCAATGTTTTCGAGGGGCGCACTCCGGTTTTCCTGCCGATACCCGTTGTCCCGGAGGACGGGATCGAGCTCCGAGCTCAAATCCGCATGCTCATGTGCACCTCCACGACCTGCCTGCCGGTGGAGGAGGAGGTCGCCCTCAATTTGGGTCAGCCATATTTTTCTCTGGCCGTGGCCCAGGGCCAGGATTGGTGGCCAGTGTGGGAGCGGTCGGCACCGGGCGTCGAGAAGAGGCCTGACGGATTCTCCGAAACGGATGCCCCCCGGGAAACGATAGACCCGACGGCCCTGAATATCGAACCCAGGTTTTTTTCTCCCGGGCTGGAGGTCCGCTCCATGGGCAAGGCGGCCGTCTTCGCCTTTCTTGCCGGACTGATCCTCAACTTCATGCCCTGCGTCCTGCCGGTCATTACCCTCAAATTGAGGTCCTTCATTCCTGTTGTCGAAGGAAGCCAAACCCGGCAGATGCGTTCCTTTCGGGAACACAATCTATTTTTCGCCTTGGGTATGCTCATATACTTCATCATTTTGGCCGTGGTCATCGCCATGACCGGGATGGCCTGGGGAGAGATTTTCCAGCAGCCGGTGGCCATTCTCGTCCTGGCGGCGGTCATATTTGCCCTGGGGCTGAGCCTGTTCGGAGTCTACAATCTGCCGATCATCGATCTGAAGGCCGGGGCATCGCATCATCCTCGGATCGAATCCCTGTTCACCGGCATGTTGGCCACGATTCTGGCCACTCCGTGCAGCGGTCCCTTTCTTGGAGGGGTGTTGGCCTGGGCACTGATTCAGCCCCCAACGGTCATTGCCACGGTTCTTTTCTGCATAGGCCTGGGCATGGCCAGCCCGTACATGACCATGGCCGTTTTTCCGGGCATGTACCGGTTCCTGCCCCGCCCCGGCAACTGGACCGTCCATCTGGAACGTATCCTCGGGTTCGTGCTCATGGCCACCTGTGTCTATCTGGTGGGCCTTTTGCCTTCCGAAGACATCGTCGAGGTTTTGATCCTCTTTCTGGCCATCGCCTTGGGGGCCTGGATGTGGGGCAATTGGACCTCTCTGGCGCAGAGCGCTTTCAAACGGTGGACCATTCGGGGGGCGGCCTTGCTCATGGTCGTCCTGACGGTTTTCGTGCTTTTCCGGCCTGAACCCATGGGCCAGGCCTGGAGGCCGTTCACGACCCAGGAGTTTCTCGATCGCCTTGGCCGGGAACGGATTGTCCTGGATTTCACGGCCGACTGGTGCCCCAACTGCAAGTTTTTGGAAAAGGCCGTGTTGACTCCCGGTCGACGGGCGGAATGGGAAAGGCGCTACGGAGCGATTTTTTATCAGATCGATCTGACCCGGGAAAACGACGCGGGATCGGAGCTGCTGGCCATGCTCGGCAGCCGTAGCATTCCGGTGGTGGCCCTTTTCTCCGAGGACCGTCCGAAGTCCCCCCTTGTACTTCGGGACCTGTTTACCACCGGCCAGATAGAAGAGGCCCTGGCCGCGGAGTTTGGGCCCAAGGCTCAGTCGGGTCGCAGGGAGTAG
- the mqnC gene encoding dehypoxanthine futalosine cyclase yields MNDTITVSQALDLWRSSNVFELGRLAHAKRTALHPEPIATYIVDRNINYTNICVSECRFCAFFRPQGHPEAYVLSREQLLAKVGETVELGGYQILLQGGMHPDLDLGFYTDMLRSIKEAFPEVAIHAFSPPEIHFLARKTGLSPVDIIDRLRHAGLNSIPGGGAEILVDAVRNRVSPNKCSTSAWLEVMRATHGLGLKTTATMMFGHGETIEERLEHLERIRSLQEDTGGFTAFIPWTFQPNNTRIDHPEASSAEYLKFLALSRLFLHNIPNIQASWVTQGPMIGQLALIWGANDFGSTMIEENVVAAAGVRFRLAEDELKRLISRAGFTPRRRNMDYSLRPD; encoded by the coding sequence ATGAACGACACCATAACCGTCTCCCAGGCTCTGGATCTTTGGCGATCCTCCAACGTGTTCGAACTCGGTCGCTTGGCCCATGCCAAGCGCACGGCCCTGCATCCGGAACCCATCGCGACCTATATCGTCGACAGAAACATTAACTACACCAATATCTGCGTCTCGGAATGCCGGTTCTGCGCCTTTTTCCGCCCCCAAGGCCATCCCGAGGCCTATGTTCTCTCCCGGGAGCAACTCCTGGCCAAGGTCGGCGAAACCGTCGAACTCGGCGGGTACCAGATCCTGCTCCAGGGTGGGATGCACCCCGATCTCGACCTCGGTTTCTACACGGATATGCTCCGGTCCATCAAGGAAGCCTTTCCCGAAGTGGCCATCCACGCTTTTTCGCCCCCGGAAATCCACTTCCTGGCCCGAAAAACAGGGTTGTCTCCAGTCGATATAATCGACCGACTGCGCCATGCCGGGCTAAACTCCATTCCCGGCGGAGGGGCGGAAATCCTAGTCGACGCTGTCAGAAACCGGGTTTCCCCCAACAAATGCTCGACCTCGGCCTGGCTGGAAGTCATGCGCGCCACCCACGGTCTTGGCCTCAAGACCACGGCGACCATGATGTTCGGCCATGGCGAAACCATCGAAGAACGGCTTGAACACCTGGAGCGCATCCGCTCCCTGCAGGAGGACACAGGCGGCTTCACGGCCTTCATTCCCTGGACGTTTCAGCCGAACAACACCCGCATCGACCATCCCGAGGCCTCTTCCGCGGAGTATCTCAAATTTCTGGCTCTTTCCCGCCTCTTTCTCCACAACATTCCCAACATCCAGGCCTCCTGGGTCACCCAAGGACCCATGATCGGCCAGCTGGCCCTCATCTGGGGGGCCAACGACTTCGGCTCGACCATGATCGAGGAGAACGTCGTCGCCGCTGCAGGGGTCCGATTCCGTCTGGCCGAAGACGAGCTCAAACGCCTGATCTCCCGGGCCGGGTTCACCCCCCGACGCCGGAACATGGACTACTCCCTGCGACCCGACTGA
- a CDS encoding CoA-binding protein, translating to MDVNREKGLEFGPQFVKNEELAALLREVKTVAVLGAKDKPSQAVDRVGRYLLDHGFTVVPVHPVRTMVWGLEAYPSLGEVPGPIDLVDAFRAAVHCPGHVREALALAVRPRIFWVQSGIISPEAMSLAKEGGMVYIEDRCLMVEHDRLLREGWL from the coding sequence ATGGATGTGAATAGGGAGAAAGGTTTGGAATTCGGACCACAGTTTGTGAAGAATGAGGAACTAGCCGCCCTCCTCAGGGAGGTCAAGACAGTGGCCGTACTCGGAGCCAAGGACAAGCCGAGTCAGGCGGTGGACAGGGTCGGCCGGTATCTGTTGGACCATGGGTTCACGGTCGTTCCCGTGCACCCGGTGCGCACAATGGTCTGGGGCCTGGAGGCCTACCCCAGTCTTGGAGAGGTGCCCGGGCCCATTGATCTGGTCGACGCCTTCCGGGCCGCGGTCCACTGCCCGGGCCACGTGCGGGAGGCCCTGGCCCTGGCCGTCAGGCCCCGTATCTTCTGGGTTCAGTCGGGCATCATAAGTCCCGAGGCAATGTCCTTAGCCAAGGAAGGCGGCATGGTCTATATTGAAGATCGATGTCTGATGGTCGAGCATGACCGGTTGCTTCGGGAGGGTTGGCTGTGA
- a CDS encoding YkgJ family cysteine cluster protein, which produces MEAVFVCQRCGACCLGQGGIVVGLAEQERICAFLGLSLVEFLETYAVERRGKVEIAVNDMNQCVFFGPSGCLIHPAKPDVCRAWPFFRGNLMDRDSWKMAQDACPGLIRTASFKEFSRLGLRYLQCRKLVHVGRDEANALIVRDIEVSFMSGNGEEE; this is translated from the coding sequence CTGGAGGCGGTATTCGTCTGCCAGCGTTGCGGTGCTTGTTGCCTCGGCCAGGGCGGTATCGTCGTCGGCCTGGCCGAACAGGAACGCATCTGCGCCTTTCTCGGCCTTTCCCTGGTCGAGTTTCTGGAAACATATGCCGTGGAACGGCGGGGAAAAGTCGAGATCGCCGTCAACGACATGAATCAATGTGTTTTTTTCGGCCCTTCAGGATGTCTGATTCATCCCGCCAAACCCGATGTCTGCAGGGCCTGGCCCTTTTTTCGGGGCAATCTCATGGACCGCGACAGTTGGAAGATGGCCCAGGACGCCTGTCCCGGCTTGATCAGGACCGCGTCTTTCAAGGAGTTCTCCCGTCTTGGACTCCGCTACCTGCAGTGCAGGAAGTTGGTCCACGTTGGGCGGGACGAGGCCAACGCCCTGATCGTCAGGGACATCGAGGTCTCCTTCATGTCCGGAAACGGTGAAGAGGAATGA
- a CDS encoding molecular chaperone DnaJ, with amino-acid sequence MSLDLRRAYEVLGLKPGSGREEVKSAYRRRAFSLHPDLHPNDPDAGRKFNELNRAYVIVKHHLRIGSSSPGKDSRREPSGEAKSGWRKAGPEHGEKKAGSERPAGSAPNGSTADQERVMRDILNDPFARQVFEDIFQKIRRDGGRPPVVPAVERKRLRLGFRNMGVDLDLSDGLWSGVKNWFHGHLDDHQTVQLPPGSLLPGSTVHLTLRSALGQPRTMKVVLPLNYVVGREVRLKGQGRRLGPWKGDLYVRFLAR; translated from the coding sequence ATGAGTCTCGACCTTCGACGGGCCTATGAAGTTCTCGGGCTGAAACCCGGGTCCGGACGGGAGGAGGTCAAGAGCGCCTACCGGAGACGGGCCTTCAGTTTGCACCCCGATCTTCATCCTAATGATCCCGATGCCGGTCGAAAGTTTAACGAATTGAACCGGGCCTACGTAATCGTCAAGCATCATCTCCGGATCGGATCGAGTTCCCCGGGCAAAGACTCCCGCCGTGAGCCTTCCGGAGAGGCCAAATCGGGTTGGCGCAAGGCCGGCCCCGAGCATGGAGAGAAAAAGGCCGGATCCGAACGTCCGGCCGGATCGGCTCCCAACGGGAGTACCGCGGATCAGGAACGTGTCATGCGGGACATTCTGAACGATCCCTTTGCCCGGCAGGTCTTCGAGGACATTTTCCAGAAGATCAGGCGCGACGGTGGCCGTCCTCCGGTAGTTCCGGCTGTCGAGCGAAAAAGACTTCGCCTCGGCTTTCGGAACATGGGCGTTGATCTCGATCTGAGTGATGGCCTGTGGAGCGGCGTCAAGAATTGGTTTCACGGGCATCTGGACGATCATCAGACCGTTCAGCTCCCGCCCGGGAGTCTTTTGCCCGGGTCAACAGTCCATCTGACCCTACGATCTGCCCTTGGACAGCCCAGGACCATGAAGGTTGTCCTTCCACTCAATTACGTTGTCGGCCGGGAGGTCCGCCTCAAGGGCCAGGGTCGCCGCCTTGGACCCTGGAAGGGCGATCTCTACGTTCGTTTCCTGGCCAGATAG
- a CDS encoding SufD family Fe-S cluster assembly protein, whose product MRPREQADPKLDFDQFQFTGRDGAPLEDLRQLSDEDRRRLLMAGVDIEEKGRSGSFLHIDHSNAHCHSRQKGVEILGIKQALKKYDGLPEYYWRAIDRNQDEITRRADQNLHGGYFIRTAKGAKIDEPVQSCLFIKGENVGQNVHNIVVVEEDSDVHIITGCTTSESVQSALHLGISEFYIKKGGRLTFTMVHNWGEQVMVRPKTVGIVEEGGVFLNNYILLKKVGSVTSYPTIFLNGAGAVCRFNSVIVAPEGSHIDTGNRIVLNAPETRGEIISRTITTGGKIIARGHIIGNAVPARGHLECKGLILGNGIIHAIPELEGSVTGVELSHEAAVGKIAQEEIEYLMARGLDEDEATSTIVRGFLNVDIMGLPEELRRSIEQTIEENEKEMF is encoded by the coding sequence ATGCGGCCCCGGGAACAGGCCGATCCAAAACTCGACTTCGACCAGTTCCAATTCACGGGCCGGGACGGCGCTCCTCTGGAAGACCTCCGACAGCTCTCGGATGAAGACCGCCGGCGCCTGCTCATGGCCGGAGTGGATATCGAGGAAAAAGGAAGAAGCGGATCCTTCCTGCACATCGATCACTCCAACGCCCATTGCCATTCCCGCCAAAAGGGAGTTGAGATCCTGGGCATCAAACAGGCCCTGAAAAAATACGACGGGCTCCCGGAATACTACTGGCGGGCCATCGACCGGAACCAGGACGAGATCACACGCCGGGCCGACCAGAACCTTCACGGGGGCTATTTCATCCGCACGGCCAAGGGGGCCAAGATCGACGAACCCGTCCAATCCTGCCTGTTCATCAAAGGCGAGAACGTCGGCCAGAACGTCCACAACATCGTCGTCGTCGAGGAAGACTCGGACGTCCACATCATCACCGGATGCACGACCTCCGAATCGGTCCAGTCCGCCCTGCACCTGGGCATCTCCGAATTCTACATCAAGAAAGGCGGCCGGCTGACCTTCACCATGGTCCACAACTGGGGCGAACAGGTCATGGTCCGCCCGAAGACCGTGGGCATTGTCGAGGAGGGCGGGGTATTTCTGAACAACTACATCCTGCTCAAGAAAGTCGGATCGGTGACCTCCTATCCCACCATCTTTCTGAACGGTGCAGGGGCCGTCTGCAGGTTCAACTCGGTCATCGTCGCCCCTGAGGGATCGCACATCGACACAGGCAATCGCATCGTCCTCAACGCCCCGGAAACCAGGGGCGAGATCATCTCCAGAACCATCACCACCGGCGGCAAGATTATCGCCCGGGGACACATCATCGGCAACGCCGTTCCTGCCAGGGGGCATCTCGAATGCAAGGGCCTCATCCTCGGCAACGGCATCATCCACGCCATCCCCGAACTCGAAGGCTCGGTCACCGGCGTGGAACTCTCCCACGAGGCGGCCGTGGGCAAGATCGCCCAGGAAGAGATCGAGTACCTCATGGCCCGGGGTCTAGACGAGGATGAAGCCACGTCGACCATCGTCCGGGGTTTTCTGAACGTCGACATCATGGGGCTTCCGGAGGAGCTCCGCCGATCCATCGAGCAGACCATCGAGGAAAACGAGAAGGAAATGTTCTAG
- a CDS encoding ABC transporter ATP-binding protein, translating into MLKLENLHVSIGDKEVLKGINLEINDGETFILFGPNGSGKTTLLMAIMGFSGYVVTKGRIIFMDQDITDLPSYERARLGIGMSFQRPPTIHGLKTKHLVEMCARDREVDVERMARQVNFDKFLDRDINSGFSGGEIKRSELLQLMAQQPKMVLFDEPESGVDMENMALIGNTARMLLQGDQEPKPGLSMKELRRIRPKTSGLIITHTGYILDYVNADRGQVMFDGVLCCDNRPTRPRDILDHISKFGYKECIRCLN; encoded by the coding sequence ATGCTGAAATTGGAAAACCTGCACGTGAGCATCGGCGACAAGGAAGTGCTCAAGGGCATCAATCTCGAGATCAACGACGGGGAAACCTTCATTCTCTTCGGACCCAACGGATCTGGAAAAACCACCCTGCTCATGGCCATCATGGGATTCAGCGGGTATGTTGTGACCAAGGGACGGATCATCTTCATGGATCAGGACATCACCGATCTGCCGAGCTACGAGCGGGCCCGGCTGGGAATCGGCATGTCCTTCCAACGCCCCCCGACCATCCACGGGCTGAAAACCAAGCATCTTGTGGAGATGTGCGCCCGGGACCGGGAAGTCGATGTTGAACGCATGGCCAGGCAGGTCAACTTCGACAAATTCCTCGACCGGGACATCAACTCCGGATTCTCCGGCGGTGAAATCAAACGCTCCGAACTCCTGCAACTCATGGCCCAACAGCCCAAGATGGTTCTGTTCGACGAGCCCGAGTCCGGAGTTGACATGGAAAATATGGCCCTCATCGGCAACACGGCCCGCATGCTTTTGCAGGGAGACCAGGAACCCAAGCCCGGCCTGAGCATGAAGGAACTCCGACGCATTCGGCCCAAGACTTCGGGCCTGATCATCACCCATACCGGATACATCCTGGACTATGTCAACGCCGACCGGGGCCAGGTCATGTTCGACGGCGTTCTCTGCTGCGACAACCGTCCGACCCGGCCCAGGGACATCCTCGATCATATCAGCAAGTTCGGATACAAGGAGTGCATCAGATGTCTGAATTGA